In Candidatus Aegiribacteria sp., a genomic segment contains:
- a CDS encoding histidine kinase → MTELIKGRKKRLQLRKIESRLDSLMKTRIRNILLICSLYDYYMIEEDGRLGDLLGNTYTISDAGNIPVITQISNADTALELLGKDAGQSIDLIICMARIGSMDFPEFIRNIRTIRSDLPIVVLAHSPEELLRLQEKHWTDETNRVFTWLGRGETVLGIIRLVEDSRNAEHDCAELGAPCLLLVEDDVHFYSRYLYEVMTIIQERTIEILDSFSSFTKRNLRARTRTKVLMVTSLEEAEKILETHGDALIGVITDMKFLRKGELDEKAGKILIRKIKETLPEMPVILQTSESKGQKIAAALGVEYISKNSPALMSDLRKCLAESFGFGDLVFRNDDGEIIRSVSNIKEMNQLIDKIPAESVYRSLSTGELVRWLKIQTELELACRVQENLSMNGTPLEVRTGLVDIFSDFNKESRRGYVSNYSRSFHEDQILFSRLGSGSMGGKGRGLAFIDRVLAANFDESRFKKVHVSVPRTLIITTEFFDKFVYQNKLLEFALECDNDLRILRQFLKADLPPTILGDIRDYIRAVRSPIAVRSSSLLEDAMYQPFAGIYATKMLPNNSRSEDKRFNELADAIKFVYASTFLKAAKSYITATNHRVEDEKMAVLLQEVVGRNYGHSFYPHFAGVGRSYDFYPTGSAKPEDGVVNVALGLGKSIVDGGVSLRFTPKFPRVLPQFATLKDMMNNSQHNFYAVSMGHSEWSSSLDEDQYLILQDPGVAESDGTLEYLASTYDAANERVLDGITRSGPRVINFAHVLKNKVFPLAPLTDVLLTMGEDAMGCPVEIEFAVTLGKKRPLPAEFSLLQIRPMVVSDRLVKVDLTNMEKKELFCWTDTALGNGIIDTIKDIVYVKPDQFDASKTRAIVKEVDKLNRELSNEGRSYMLIGPGRWGSTDPWLGIPVTWSQISGVKVIMEASQQNMNIDPSQGSHFFQNMTSLGVAYFTVSHVKESNFIDWSWLDSQPAAADGELLRHISLESPVKVMIDGRSGNGVMVKP, encoded by the coding sequence GTGACGGAACTGATCAAGGGAAGAAAAAAAAGGCTTCAGCTGAGGAAAATTGAATCCCGGCTGGACAGCCTTATGAAAACCAGAATTCGGAATATCCTGCTCATATGCAGTCTATATGATTACTATATGATAGAGGAGGATGGAAGACTTGGTGACCTTCTTGGAAACACCTACACGATAAGTGACGCAGGGAATATTCCTGTAATTACTCAGATATCAAATGCTGATACCGCCCTTGAACTTCTCGGAAAAGACGCGGGGCAAAGTATTGATCTTATCATCTGCATGGCAAGAATCGGAAGTATGGATTTTCCTGAATTCATCAGGAACATCAGGACTATTCGCTCCGATCTTCCGATTGTTGTACTGGCTCACAGCCCTGAGGAACTGTTGAGGCTGCAGGAAAAACACTGGACTGATGAAACCAACAGGGTTTTCACCTGGCTCGGGCGCGGAGAGACTGTACTTGGAATAATCAGACTTGTTGAGGATTCAAGAAACGCGGAGCATGACTGCGCTGAACTTGGAGCGCCCTGCCTTCTGCTTGTTGAGGATGATGTCCATTTTTATTCAAGATATCTGTACGAGGTTATGACCATAATACAGGAAAGAACCATAGAAATTCTCGACAGTTTTTCATCTTTTACAAAAAGAAATCTCAGAGCCAGAACCAGAACGAAAGTATTGATGGTTACCTCACTTGAGGAAGCTGAGAAGATACTGGAAACTCATGGAGACGCGCTCATCGGAGTGATCACCGATATGAAATTTCTCAGAAAAGGTGAACTGGATGAAAAAGCGGGAAAAATTCTTATCAGGAAGATAAAGGAAACTCTGCCGGAAATGCCCGTTATCCTGCAGACATCTGAATCAAAAGGGCAGAAGATCGCTGCCGCGCTGGGTGTTGAATACATTTCAAAGAACTCACCGGCGCTGATGAGCGATCTCAGAAAATGTCTTGCAGAGTCCTTCGGATTCGGCGATCTTGTCTTCAGAAATGATGATGGAGAGATCATCAGATCAGTTTCAAATATTAAAGAAATGAATCAGCTGATCGATAAAATACCTGCTGAATCTGTTTATCGGAGTTTGAGTACCGGCGAGCTGGTGCGCTGGCTGAAGATACAGACAGAACTTGAACTCGCATGCAGGGTACAGGAAAATTTATCAATGAACGGAACCCCGCTCGAAGTCAGAACCGGACTGGTTGATATTTTCAGCGATTTCAACAAAGAGAGCAGGCGGGGATATGTGTCAAATTACAGCAGATCCTTCCATGAGGATCAGATTCTTTTCAGCAGACTGGGATCAGGTTCAATGGGTGGCAAAGGAAGAGGGCTGGCTTTCATTGATCGGGTGCTGGCAGCCAATTTTGATGAAAGCAGATTCAAGAAAGTACATGTCTCTGTTCCACGTACACTTATAATAACGACGGAGTTCTTCGATAAATTCGTGTATCAGAACAAATTGCTGGAATTTGCTCTTGAATGCGATAATGATCTCAGAATTTTAAGACAGTTTTTAAAGGCTGACCTTCCCCCGACCATTCTCGGTGATATCAGAGACTATATCAGAGCAGTCCGGTCACCGATTGCAGTGAGATCTTCAAGTCTCCTTGAGGACGCGATGTATCAGCCATTCGCCGGCATCTACGCCACAAAAATGCTTCCGAATAATTCCCGGAGCGAAGACAAGAGATTCAATGAACTGGCGGATGCCATTAAATTCGTTTACGCATCCACATTTCTCAAAGCCGCGAAGTCATATATCACAGCGACGAACCACCGCGTGGAGGACGAGAAGATGGCTGTTCTTCTTCAGGAAGTTGTTGGCAGGAATTACGGACATTCCTTCTACCCGCATTTCGCCGGAGTCGGCCGGTCTTATGATTTCTATCCAACCGGTTCCGCAAAACCGGAGGATGGAGTTGTAAATGTCGCGCTGGGACTTGGGAAATCGATTGTTGATGGTGGCGTATCACTTCGGTTTACGCCGAAGTTCCCGAGGGTTCTTCCTCAGTTCGCAACTCTCAAGGATATGATGAACAACTCTCAGCACAACTTCTATGCTGTGAGTATGGGTCACTCCGAATGGAGTTCTTCCCTTGATGAGGATCAGTACCTGATTCTGCAGGATCCTGGAGTTGCGGAGAGTGATGGAACCCTGGAATACCTGGCTTCAACGTACGATGCGGCTAATGAGAGAGTACTGGATGGCATCACACGATCCGGACCCAGAGTGATCAACTTCGCGCATGTACTCAAGAATAAAGTCTTTCCACTCGCCCCTCTTACTGATGTGCTGCTTACTATGGGCGAGGATGCTATGGGGTGTCCTGTAGAGATCGAGTTCGCGGTTACTCTCGGCAAAAAGCGACCCCTTCCAGCTGAATTCAGTCTGCTCCAGATAAGACCCATGGTGGTCAGTGACAGGCTGGTGAAAGTAGATCTGACCAATATGGAGAAAAAAGAACTCTTCTGCTGGACGGACACAGCGCTCGGTAATGGAATAATCGATACGATCAAAGATATTGTGTATGTAAAACCGGACCAATTCGATGCATCTAAAACCCGTGCAATTGTAAAGGAAGTGGACAAACTAAACAGAGAACTGAGCAATGAAGGTAGATCTTACATGCTCATCGGACCAGGCAGATGGGGTTCAACAGACCCCTGGCTTGGTATACCGGTAACCTGGAGCCAGATTTCAGGAGTGAAGGTTATAATGGAGGCAAGCCAGCAGAATATGAATATCGATCCATCCCAGGGTTCTCACTTTTTTCAGAATATGACTTCTCTTGGCGTTGCTTATTTTACGGTGTCTCATGTCAAGGAAAGTAATTTTATCGACTGGTCATGGCTTGATTCTCAACCGGCCGCAGCCGATGGCGAACTCCTGCGTCACATAAGCCTTGAGTCGCCCGTAAAAGTAATGATTGATGGACGGTCCGGTAATGGAGTAATGGTTAAACCATAA
- a CDS encoding sulfide/dihydroorotate dehydrogenase-like FAD/NAD-binding protein produces MHEILFKEEIGPDIHLYRFHAPDVARFRKPGQFVIVRISDEGERIPITIADVNHDKGSITLIVQSVGKTTLQMAGMNVGDSIPDITGPLGVPTHIEKVGNVLCVGGGIGIAPLYPVAKAMKDIGNRVISILGARSSNLLILEKEMKEVSSEVLITTDDGTKGRKGLVTDAIKELVSQGEKFNLCVAMGPPIMMKFVSLLTKELDIPTIVSLNPIMIDGTGMCGGCRVTVGGETKFACVDGPEFDGHQVDFDELMKRLTMYSSHEKQSLDRYSSKTGCKLASVLEGDQE; encoded by the coding sequence ATGCACGAGATCCTTTTTAAAGAGGAGATTGGACCTGACATTCATCTATATCGGTTCCATGCGCCCGATGTGGCCAGGTTCAGAAAGCCCGGCCAGTTCGTGATCGTAAGGATCAGCGATGAGGGAGAGCGAATTCCAATTACTATCGCTGATGTAAACCATGACAAGGGTAGTATTACTCTCATCGTGCAGTCAGTCGGGAAGACAACTCTGCAGATGGCCGGGATGAATGTAGGCGACTCAATTCCGGACATAACCGGCCCTCTTGGAGTTCCGACACATATTGAGAAAGTAGGGAACGTACTCTGCGTTGGTGGCGGTATCGGGATTGCTCCATTGTATCCTGTTGCGAAAGCAATGAAGGATATCGGTAATCGTGTGATCAGCATACTCGGCGCGAGATCCTCAAATCTTCTGATTCTCGAGAAGGAAATGAAAGAAGTGAGCAGCGAAGTGCTTATCACAACGGATGATGGAACAAAGGGCCGCAAAGGACTGGTCACGGATGCCATCAAGGAACTTGTCAGTCAGGGTGAGAAATTCAATCTGTGTGTTGCTATGGGACCGCCAATCATGATGAAATTTGTCAGCCTTCTTACGAAAGAACTTGATATTCCAACTATTGTCAGCCTGAATCCTATCATGATCGATGGTACTGGCATGTGCGGAGGCTGCAGAGTAACTGTGGGGGGTGAGACGAAATTTGCCTGTGTTGATGGACCTGAGTTCGATGGACATCAGGTTGATTTCGACGAATTGATGAAACGTCTGACGATGTACTCATCG